From Corynebacterium frankenforstense DSM 45800, the proteins below share one genomic window:
- a CDS encoding DUF4411 family protein, translated as MSYLLDANIFMAAARTYYHPELVPSFWGWLEREVAAGHVHSIVNVREEIEGGDDGDFLKRWIEPLPDSFWLDPHADAQREIKRVTRWATCRDLDYKEAARAKFLTGADSFLVAMALAEGHVVVTSEVSEPNSKKNIKIPDACTAHGVGYKNPLDLYRQLGMRF; from the coding sequence GTGAGTTACCTGTTAGATGCAAATATTTTCATGGCGGCGGCCCGTACTTACTACCACCCGGAACTTGTCCCGTCGTTTTGGGGCTGGTTGGAACGAGAAGTAGCGGCCGGGCATGTCCATTCGATCGTCAATGTTCGGGAAGAGATCGAGGGCGGCGATGATGGGGACTTTCTGAAGCGCTGGATCGAGCCTCTTCCTGACAGCTTCTGGTTGGACCCCCACGCTGATGCCCAGCGCGAGATCAAGCGCGTCACGCGGTGGGCAACGTGCCGAGATCTGGATTACAAAGAAGCTGCGCGGGCTAAGTTCCTGACGGGCGCCGATTCCTTCCTGGTTGCGATGGCGCTCGCGGAGGGCCACGTCGTGGTAACCAGCGAGGTGTCAGAGCCGAACTCGAAGAAGAACATTAAGATTCCTGATGCCTGCACCGCTCATGGTGTGGGTTACAAAAACCCACTCGATCTCTACCGCCAGCTGGGTATGCGGTTCTGA